A window of Apium graveolens cultivar Ventura chromosome 8, ASM990537v1, whole genome shotgun sequence contains these coding sequences:
- the LOC141679742 gene encoding 14 kDa proline-rich protein DC2.15-like, translating into MDTKNIASFVLLLSLSLLFFSLVSTTRPTPDIPGSTTSTYYSPGKCDPLNLGLCANVLNLVDVVVGNPPTLPCCSLIQSLVDLEAAVCLCTAIRADILGIDLNVPISLSLVLNNCGKEVPAGFECCLCTDSPFYLDVLCIYVVIVARPVSSVLATTLNCSLSHAVPLIFCLLEM; encoded by the exons ATGGATACCAAGAACATTGCTTCCTTTGTCCTTCTTCTCTCACTCAGTCTCCTCTTCTTTAGCCTGGTCAGTACCACTAGGCCTACCCCTGATATACCCGGTTCCACTACTTCAACTTATTATTCTCCAGGTAAATGTGATCCTTTGAACTTAGGATTATGTGCCAACGTGCTTAACTTGGTTGATGTTGTCGTTGGAAATCCTCCAACGCTGCCATGCTGCAGTCTCATCCAAAGCCTTGTCGATCTTGAAGCTGCAGTTTGTCTGTGTACTGCCATTAGAGCCGACATTTTGGGAATTGACTTGAATGTTCCTATTTCACTCAGCTTAGTTCTCAATAACTGTGGAAAGGAAGTTCCAGCCGGCTTTGAGT GTTGCCTTTGTACTGATTCACCGTTTTATCTGGATGTTCTTTGTATATATGTAGTAATTGTTGCCCGTCCCGTCTCCTCTGTCCTG GCAACTACCTTAAACTGCTCTTTGTCGCATGCAGTGCCATTGATTTTCTGTCTTTTGGAGATGTAA